From the genome of Prunus persica cultivar Lovell chromosome G8, Prunus_persica_NCBIv2, whole genome shotgun sequence:
CACTCCTCGATTTCTTTATAAGCTGCTGAAATATCAATTCTTTCAACTCTATAGGGACTTCCTTCGAATTCTTATAGAGAGacttcttgaattttttgtatATCCATGGGATCTTGTAGTTGTGGAGAAAGCTGCAATGTGCCGGGTCATCTTCACAGCAAAAACTTATTAAGTTGAACTGTAAAATGACATTAGACCACCTTTTGGTTTCAGCTAATGGAATTGATGAAGTGATCGGATGCAACAAATATTCCACTACCTTGTTGTGCTTCTTATTCAGCCAAAGTTTGGTCCAGTCTGATGAGAGTGATAAAATTACAGCACAGACCTCTAGGATGATTGCTCCAGCCAGCAACATGTAAGTGATGGTTACATTTACTTTGTAGAAATCTTTCTTGTCGATGACCAAGAACGCTGCAGAAACAGAAACTATGCAAACAAAACTGCTGAGACGAAAAATGACACCTTGCACAGAGTAAACCAGGACCGCCTTTGTATAGAACAAATCATACATAAACCCGAGCTCAATCTCAATTACTTGGAAAGCTTCGTTGCAGGATCTGTTCAGGAAGAAGGACCGGCTGTTCAAGATGTCATGGATGCTGAGGATGAGATCAGCGAAAAGGCGCTTGAAAACTTTTAAGAAAACAGAGGCATGATGCAAATTGGCTGCATTGGGAAAGATGTTAGGAGCTGTAAAGGAGGAATAATCACCTGTTGTAGGAGCTTCAGTTTCTTCCCCTAACTTAACCACGTACCCTTCTTTCTGGTTTGAGCAGAACTCGTCCGTGAATCTCGCGTAGTTGGGGCCCGGATCAGGAGGAGGGAACATAGCCTCTCTAAAATGCTTGCTGCTTGCAGACCTCAAAACCCAAGTCCTTTCTCCAAACTTGATAGCGCCAGCAATAAAAATTGGAATGGCTAACAAGTTAAGGGTATGACCTACCCAGGCTTGAAGAAAGATATAGAAAGCCAGAGACACCTGGACAAGGAGAACAAGCAAGTGCCTCCACCACAGCTCATTGTCTTCCAATGAGTATGCAGTAATGGTGTCAGGGCCAGCCAGATGAAGCAAAAGAAATGGAGCCCAGAATGCCGTGACGATCTGATTGGGGTCTGGAGAATGAGTTGCATGGTCGTTTGATGAGTTGCTGGAAAGTAGGCTGAGAGAGACGGTTGCAACCCAATCTGCTGACAAGTAGGCAAGCCACAGAAATCTGAGCCAGTTTCTGGTTGAATACTTTCTTCTGTTGCCGATGAGCAAGAGAATGGCCTGTAAGATGAGGCTTAATGGTACCATAACACGGATTTCCCACAAACTCCATAGTATGCGTAGTCTTTCTGAGAAAATCCGCATATTCACCTTTCcgctcttctttttcttttcttttctttttacaatcctcttcttcatctatTCTAtgcaaggtctaaaatatcggtGATATCAGAAATATCGGTAGtctaaaaacaagaaaatttaatggaaatatcgggatattatcaatatcaataaaaattgaataaaaaccacggaaattgtaagaaaaacttggaaatttttattgaaactttggaggatgcttatttagtcaattatctattagtttatcacaaaaaattggaatgaaATGCATTACATaatggatttaactaatttaagttgattatatagcgagctgacaaacactgtgagtgtagaaaatatgtagtaattaatgaaagaagattaaacacactgcaatcatttatatataatgctTTACTacattattttacattttatacattacatggtaagatacataagtgacttagtaccacatagagttcctatgagattcaaatttttcactatcttcatcatctagAATAAGTGTATTGTGgagagtagtcatcaaatgataaatccccaaaatagttttgcatgtaattgttaacatgtcACCCATATGGATCCGAGATTGGTTGACGTTGTCCATgagcaaaatcatttgaagattGAGTCTCAGATTCTTTCCATGAGCTGCTCGATTCCTTCCCAAAAGGAATGGGATATGAAGGGTAGCGAAATGGTTGGTTATGAGTATAATCATAATTACTACTTCTCATTCCAACAGAGTCCGAAGTTATAGATAACGAATCATCTTCTTGACTTGACAAAATCGCCTTGCCTCTTTCTCTACGAGTATAGTCCTTCCCTATGGCACCAATTCCTGGTCCTTCCCGCCTACTCTCATGGTCCTCATCTTGTGAACTTTGTCCAAGTAAGAAATGTAAGGTCCATCATTCCTTGTCTATCCATGTCTCaatatttagaagaaaaaagaatttacCACTTGGACGCTACAATACAAAGCAAACCAAGGATGACTAATTTTACAAGAGGAAACACCTTGAATcccctttgtgtttttttcccttttttttttttcatcacaTCGATATgttcgatattttcgatattttagcgatattatagcgatattgtaacaaaatattgctaaagtgtgagcgaaattatcgacgtcgatattttctgatattaCCGTCGATATTctcgatatttatacgatatgtgcATGGATACGTGAAATATCCGTGATTCgaaaaaacgataatatcctcgatatttcgtcgatattatcgatattttagactatgATTCTATGTAAAGATTTAATACTGCTGCTAAtaggaaatgaaaacaaaaacggGAAAACTTTAAACAAATCAATAGAAAAagactaaatttttttgttgttgggaaATTCTGGA
Proteins encoded in this window:
- the LOC18766985 gene encoding uncharacterized protein LOC18766985, which codes for MRIFSERLRILWSLWEIRVMVPLSLILQAILLLIGNRRKYSTRNWLRFLWLAYLSADWVATVSLSLLSSNSSNDHATHSPDPNQIVTAFWAPFLLLHLAGPDTITAYSLEDNELWWRHLLVLLVQVSLAFYIFLQAWVGHTLNLLAIPIFIAGAIKFGERTWVLRSASSKHFREAMFPPPDPGPNYARFTDEFCSNQKEGYVVKLGEETEAPTTGDYSSFTAPNIFPNAANLHHASVFLKVFKRLFADLILSIHDILNSRSFFLNRSCNEAFQVIEIELGFMYDLFYTKAVLVYSVQGVIFRLSSFVCIVSVSAAFLVIDKKDFYKVNVTITYMLLAGAIILEVCAVILSLSSDWTKLWLNKKHNKVVEYLLHPITSSIPLAETKRWSNVILQFNLISFCCEDDPAHCSFLHNYKIPWIYKKFKKSLYKNSKEVPIELKELIFQQLIKKSRSAPKAESWKKFCTCKGEWVLETDKCLDKLGWSIQDEFDQSILLWHIATDLCYYSDLEDNPNSDLAKKPNSLSSRSWKASKFLSEYLLYLLVMRPFMLPNGIGQIRFQDTCAEADEFFKQRKCKGDRKACKASPEVSTGVPAAESSEQRKPKEDRQKKACTALLGVSTEVNPAEVKGDRSKSVLFDACRLTKDLQSLETEKHWENQKKWELISHVWVEMLSYAACQCQWNHHARQLRRGGELLTHVWLLMAHLGITEQFQISRGYARASLIVQ